The Pyxidicoccus trucidator genome includes a region encoding these proteins:
- a CDS encoding HupE/UreJ family protein, whose translation MTRASPRVVLAALLLVAGAASAHDADILYSQVRRTAPDASKGGLPSGSQASSQASEVRQVLTLTAGTLGLLLPADADGDGTVSQADLESRRAALEVGVWDALPLTAGGQPCARTSHSALFRQTYVELSATFTCPPGPLRQTYTVLSVLPVGYRVILGSSLDGEVPGAVYADAAQPSVAIPGPGGGSPIRGVGAWVLEGVRHIFEGVDHLTFLLAVLLVGGGWKRVLLLVSSFTVAHSITLGATVLGWVALDGARGRWVEAAIAASIIYMAVENLVLREHRHRVLVTFLFGLIHGFGFASVLVGYGLGDAVVPALLGFNVGVELGQAAVVAVLLPVLRMVRRRPVLHVRTVRAVSVCILAAGGYWMFERALG comes from the coding sequence ATGACGAGGGCCTCCCCCCGGGTGGTGCTCGCGGCCCTGCTGCTGGTCGCGGGCGCGGCCTCCGCGCACGACGCCGACATCCTTTATTCGCAGGTCCGCCGCACCGCACCGGACGCCTCGAAGGGCGGGCTTCCGTCCGGGAGCCAGGCTTCGAGCCAGGCTTCGGAGGTGCGCCAGGTGCTCACGCTGACGGCGGGCACGCTCGGCCTGCTGCTGCCCGCCGACGCGGATGGTGACGGCACGGTGTCCCAGGCCGACCTGGAGTCGCGCCGCGCCGCGCTCGAGGTGGGCGTGTGGGATGCGCTGCCCCTCACCGCCGGCGGTCAGCCCTGCGCGCGCACCTCGCACTCCGCGCTGTTCCGGCAGACGTACGTGGAGCTGTCCGCCACCTTCACCTGCCCTCCGGGGCCGCTGCGGCAGACGTACACGGTGCTGTCGGTGCTACCCGTGGGGTACCGGGTGATTCTCGGCAGCTCGCTCGACGGAGAGGTGCCCGGCGCGGTGTACGCCGACGCCGCGCAGCCGAGCGTGGCCATCCCCGGGCCGGGGGGCGGCTCACCCATCCGCGGCGTGGGCGCGTGGGTGCTGGAGGGCGTGCGCCACATCTTCGAGGGCGTGGACCACCTGACCTTCCTGCTGGCCGTGCTCCTGGTTGGCGGCGGGTGGAAGCGGGTGCTGCTGCTGGTGTCGTCGTTCACCGTCGCGCACTCCATCACCCTCGGGGCCACGGTGCTCGGCTGGGTGGCGCTGGACGGCGCCCGGGGCCGGTGGGTGGAGGCCGCCATCGCCGCCTCCATCATCTATATGGCGGTGGAGAACCTCGTCCTGCGCGAGCACCGCCACCGCGTCCTCGTCACCTTCCTCTTCGGGCTGATCCACGGCTTCGGCTTCGCGAGCGTGCTCGTCGGCTACGGGCTGGGCGACGCCGTGGTGCCGGCGCTGCTCGGCTTCAACGTCGGCGTGGAGCTGGGGCAGGCAGCGGTGGTGGCGGTGCTGCTGCCGGTGCTGCGCATGGTGCGCCGCCGGCCCGTGCTTCACGTGCGCACCGTCCGCGCCGTGTCGGTGTGCATCCTTGCTGCTGGTGGGTACTGGATGTTCGAGCGGGCACTCGGTTGA
- the rplC gene encoding 50S ribosomal protein L3, whose protein sequence is MKGLIGKKVGMTQVFNEEGNLVPVTVIDVGTCQVVGKRTPEKDQYSAVTLGFGEIREKILTLPERGFFKKANVPYRRHLKEFRVTPEEAASFNVGDALKADMFSKGELVDVTGISKGRGFSGVMRRWSFKGSQTKTHGTHEYQRHPGAIGQRKTPGRTYPNKKMPGHFGVDQITTQNLTVVGIDVEKGLILVKGAVAGHNNAVVYVRPSIKAAMRAQHKAARG, encoded by the coding sequence GTGAAGGGTCTGATTGGCAAGAAGGTTGGGATGACCCAGGTGTTCAACGAGGAGGGCAACCTCGTCCCGGTCACCGTTATCGATGTGGGCACCTGCCAGGTGGTGGGCAAGCGCACCCCGGAGAAGGATCAGTACTCCGCGGTGACGCTCGGCTTTGGTGAGATCCGCGAGAAGATCCTCACCCTGCCGGAGCGGGGCTTCTTCAAGAAGGCCAACGTTCCCTACCGCCGCCACCTGAAGGAGTTCCGCGTGACGCCGGAGGAGGCTGCCTCCTTCAACGTTGGCGACGCCCTCAAGGCGGACATGTTCTCCAAGGGCGAGCTCGTGGACGTCACGGGCATCAGCAAGGGCCGCGGCTTCTCCGGCGTCATGCGCCGCTGGAGCTTCAAGGGCTCGCAGACCAAGACGCACGGTACGCACGAGTATCAGCGTCACCCGGGCGCCATCGGTCAGCGTAAGACGCCTGGCCGTACCTACCCGAACAAGAAGATGCCCGGTCACTTCGGCGTGGATCAGATCACCACCCAGAACCTGACCGTCGTCGGCATCGACGTGGAGAAGGGCCTCATCCTCGTGAAGGGCGCCGTCGCCGGCCACAACAACGCCGTCGTCTACGTCCGCCCGAGCATCAAGGCGGCCATGCGCGCGCAGCACAAGGCCGCGCGCGGCTAG
- a CDS encoding outer membrane beta-barrel domain-containing protein, with the protein MNARTLRVFASLAMSLAAPVAVAQADDEKVLDNVVVRNRLFEPGGQLELSLGVGLPVQTHLTAHYFFNAGVAYNVFDTFAIEARAGYAASRHTGLARSISESFLDREDKRITDELEDLWEMNLHGVAGVRWAPIYGKLSLLSDLPAHFQAYVWAGGGLGSFQRNSVIQCSQVVDRELGICDDRSVPEDRGSANQDFWVKETRVAPVVSAAVGFRFFVLGKHGVRLELRDWMFRDAYRVNLQRDDWEAGLETGEPAPSPGFTHLVQFDLGYTFSF; encoded by the coding sequence ATGAACGCACGCACGCTCCGCGTCTTTGCTTCGTTGGCCATGTCGCTGGCGGCGCCAGTCGCCGTGGCGCAGGCCGACGATGAGAAGGTCCTCGACAATGTCGTCGTCCGCAACCGGCTGTTCGAGCCCGGAGGGCAGCTGGAGCTGTCCCTGGGCGTCGGCCTGCCGGTGCAGACGCACCTGACGGCGCACTACTTCTTCAACGCGGGCGTCGCCTACAACGTCTTCGACACCTTCGCGATTGAGGCGCGCGCCGGGTACGCGGCCAGCCGCCACACCGGGCTCGCGCGCTCCATCTCCGAGAGCTTCCTGGACCGCGAGGACAAGCGAATCACCGACGAGCTCGAGGACCTCTGGGAGATGAACCTCCACGGCGTGGCCGGCGTCCGGTGGGCTCCCATCTACGGGAAGCTCAGCCTGCTGTCCGACCTGCCGGCCCACTTCCAGGCGTACGTCTGGGCGGGCGGCGGGCTCGGCTCCTTCCAGCGCAACTCCGTCATCCAGTGCAGCCAGGTGGTGGACCGGGAGCTGGGCATCTGTGACGACCGCTCGGTGCCGGAGGACCGGGGCTCCGCCAATCAGGACTTCTGGGTGAAGGAGACGCGGGTGGCCCCGGTGGTGTCCGCCGCGGTGGGCTTCCGCTTCTTCGTCCTGGGCAAGCACGGCGTGCGGCTGGAGCTGCGCGACTGGATGTTCCGCGACGCCTACCGCGTCAACCTGCAGCGCGACGACTGGGAGGCGGGGCTCGAGACGGGGGAGCCCGCGCCGAGCCCCGGCTTCACGCACCTGGTGCAGTTCGACCTTGGCTACACCTTCTCCTTCTAG
- a CDS encoding outer membrane beta-barrel domain-containing protein, translated as MRPILSLALLVAAPAIALAQSTPVPAPGAETSVPPPPAQAQPKPEAPAPPASRPDPVVPEEAPEPAPEPTSAEAPAPESTPEETPVVAQPQPTEPEAPATPDDAPVLAAEAPRTTEAQQQRLVHGAPLYNPNVSVHIVQKKRFADEGRHELALFPATVQVNGKYTNHAGSALQYVYHLQENFAFQVTGQYNWYSNESGFNLELIDKVREQAQAASSLLLVWGAQAGVEVTPLYGKFAFLNDSLAQFSVVLSGGAGIGATRHLIRPEVANEVDGQSFTVPARFGDTGNKFLGSVGGGFRLQFGESYALRMEVRDLIYTARVDKVDGCNLADFEALEAARASNQDFASLPLSGSCKYEKFDGVDPDTKKNYREDIILGRDLVAEPSSDVLNNISFYAGFSILF; from the coding sequence ATGCGACCCATCCTCTCCCTCGCGCTCCTCGTCGCCGCGCCGGCTATCGCGCTCGCGCAGTCGACGCCCGTGCCCGCGCCCGGCGCGGAGACGTCCGTGCCGCCGCCGCCCGCGCAGGCCCAGCCGAAGCCGGAGGCCCCCGCGCCGCCCGCCTCGCGCCCGGACCCCGTCGTGCCCGAGGAGGCCCCGGAGCCCGCGCCCGAGCCCACCTCGGCCGAGGCGCCCGCGCCCGAGTCCACCCCGGAGGAGACGCCGGTGGTGGCCCAGCCCCAGCCCACGGAGCCCGAGGCGCCCGCGACGCCGGACGACGCGCCCGTGCTGGCCGCCGAGGCCCCGCGCACCACCGAGGCGCAGCAGCAGCGGCTGGTGCACGGCGCGCCGCTCTACAACCCGAACGTGTCGGTGCACATCGTCCAGAAGAAGCGCTTCGCGGACGAGGGCCGTCACGAGCTGGCGCTCTTCCCGGCGACGGTGCAGGTGAACGGCAAGTACACCAACCACGCCGGCTCGGCGCTCCAGTACGTCTACCACCTGCAGGAGAACTTCGCGTTCCAGGTGACGGGCCAGTACAACTGGTACTCGAACGAGAGCGGCTTCAACCTGGAGCTCATCGACAAGGTCCGTGAGCAGGCGCAGGCGGCCTCGTCGCTGCTGCTGGTGTGGGGCGCGCAGGCGGGCGTGGAGGTGACGCCCCTCTACGGCAAGTTCGCCTTCCTCAACGACTCGCTGGCGCAGTTCAGCGTGGTGCTCAGCGGCGGCGCGGGCATCGGCGCCACGCGCCACCTCATCCGCCCGGAAGTCGCCAACGAGGTGGACGGCCAGTCCTTCACCGTCCCGGCGCGCTTCGGGGACACCGGCAACAAGTTCCTCGGCTCGGTGGGCGGCGGCTTCCGCCTCCAGTTCGGCGAGTCGTACGCGCTGCGCATGGAGGTGCGCGACCTCATCTACACCGCCCGCGTGGACAAGGTGGACGGGTGCAACCTGGCGGACTTCGAGGCGCTGGAGGCGGCGCGCGCGAGCAACCAGGACTTCGCCTCGCTGCCGCTCAGCGGCAGCTGCAAGTACGAGAAGTTCGACGGCGTGGACCCGGACACGAAGAAGAACTACCGCGAGGACATCATCCTCGGGCGCGACCTGGTGGCCGAGCCGTCCTCGGACGTCCTCAACAACATCAGCTTCTACGCCGGCTTCTCCATCCTCTTCTGA
- a CDS encoding tetratricopeptide repeat protein, with protein sequence MKRLLSLFVVLAPLAVPAQQDVGGYNRALAAFNAGDYDTAAPLFFQLSEGAADADVKGKAEYFLAQSLAKKGLPVSAFISYAAIVNAGPSHPSYLKAVEGLVDMQQQLDEQNLIPSILNQAYTDEVRDRWVTLPKEVLARINYLVGTVSQRRGRFEEARQLLEAVPKDSRVYAKARYLLGVVLSDPRFPGRPGEGDGLDKEAVSAFKAVLAAKDPQVELKPTQHLAMLSLGRLHYRRGEQAEATAAYEQVPRHARYWDQSLFENGFARFQNEDFGGALGSLQALHAPQFEGAFQPESWILKATVYYYSCLYDEVKTTLAAFDELYGPMAKQLEPFTGDDVQLVQAYNLVAAENRRLPRPVYLWLRNNERIREVMRMLDQVDQEKRSLSGGGWRGTPMSAQTMGSLEEVRGTLLQVGGTLAKSRIREAADNLRTFSDQAEIIRVQTALDEKDLLQAGVDQKTLLTRQSLYRPKMPGANYNYWKFQGEFWIDEIGYYQYTLKRGCPAKTSEQQQQ encoded by the coding sequence ATGAAACGACTGCTCAGCCTCTTCGTCGTCCTGGCGCCGCTCGCGGTGCCCGCCCAGCAGGACGTGGGCGGCTACAACCGCGCGCTGGCCGCCTTCAACGCCGGTGACTACGACACCGCCGCGCCCCTCTTCTTCCAGCTCTCCGAGGGCGCCGCCGACGCCGACGTGAAGGGCAAGGCGGAGTACTTCCTCGCGCAGTCCCTCGCCAAGAAGGGCCTGCCCGTCTCCGCCTTCATCTCCTACGCGGCCATCGTCAACGCCGGGCCCTCGCACCCCTCGTACCTCAAGGCGGTGGAGGGGCTGGTGGACATGCAGCAGCAGTTGGACGAACAGAACCTCATCCCCAGCATCCTCAACCAGGCCTACACCGACGAGGTGCGGGACAGGTGGGTGACGCTGCCCAAGGAGGTGCTGGCCCGCATCAACTACCTCGTGGGCACGGTGAGCCAGCGCCGCGGCCGCTTCGAGGAGGCCCGCCAGCTGCTGGAGGCCGTCCCGAAGGACAGCCGCGTCTACGCCAAGGCCCGCTACCTGCTGGGCGTCGTCCTGTCCGACCCGCGCTTCCCCGGCCGTCCCGGTGAGGGCGACGGGCTGGACAAGGAGGCCGTCTCCGCCTTCAAGGCCGTGCTGGCCGCGAAGGACCCGCAGGTGGAGCTGAAGCCCACGCAGCACCTGGCCATGCTGAGCCTGGGCCGCCTGCACTACCGCCGCGGCGAGCAGGCGGAGGCCACCGCCGCCTACGAGCAGGTGCCGCGCCATGCGCGCTACTGGGACCAGTCCCTCTTCGAGAACGGCTTCGCGCGCTTCCAGAACGAGGACTTCGGCGGCGCGCTGGGCAGCCTCCAGGCGCTCCACGCGCCTCAGTTCGAGGGCGCCTTCCAGCCCGAGTCCTGGATTCTCAAGGCGACCGTCTACTACTACTCGTGTCTCTACGATGAGGTGAAGACCACGCTGGCGGCCTTCGACGAGCTGTATGGCCCCATGGCCAAGCAGCTGGAGCCCTTCACCGGCGACGACGTGCAATTGGTGCAGGCGTACAACCTGGTGGCCGCGGAGAATCGCCGGCTGCCGCGCCCGGTGTACCTGTGGCTGCGCAACAACGAGCGCATCCGCGAGGTGATGCGGATGCTGGACCAGGTGGACCAGGAGAAGCGCTCGCTGAGCGGCGGTGGCTGGCGCGGCACCCCCATGTCGGCCCAGACGATGGGCTCGCTGGAGGAGGTGCGCGGCACGCTCCTGCAGGTCGGGGGCACGCTGGCCAAGAGCCGCATCCGCGAGGCGGCGGACAACCTGCGCACCTTCTCCGACCAGGCCGAAATCATCCGCGTGCAGACGGCGCTGGACGAGAAGGACCTGCTCCAGGCCGGTGTGGACCAGAAGACGCTGCTGACGCGCCAGTCGCTCTACCGCCCGAAGATGCCGGGTGCGAACTACAACTACTGGAAGTTCCAGGGCGAGTTCTGGATCGACGAGATCGGCTACTACCAGTACACGCTCAAGCGCGGCTGCCCGGCGAAGACGTCCGAGCAACAGCAACAGTAG
- a CDS encoding tetratricopeptide repeat protein: MKVVLRFGALAVGVALAAGGVGEAAEAPARKAVRKPAAAASKTSGTAEKGKASGKKAQAEKKEEAKAPPPGVAPEDVRSGPARVKPAIAKFADVPRIADSKKDALADKKRDEAIEALKRLVGKLHDENVQKAEMLSRLSELYWEKSQYLYRLEMDRFLAAEKQYDAALARGEKREEPKQDHRESERYRAETMAIYEDILRAYPKYPQRDEILFSMGYNLYELGRRDAAVARYEELIRDFPKSEFVPDAYIQLGNHYFENNKLVPAKQNYEKARDTGVPKIFAYAIYKLSWCDFNTGDYAEGMKKLHQVVDYSAKKEELGDLRTEALNDLTVFYVQLDQPKEAISYFKQNAPAKRQGRLIAKTAGGLVEAGHFDSAILTYRTLVDDEPMGANAPEYQQAIVRAYEGLRQRQQVRKEMKRMVDLYSPGGDWWKANERQAPVLRNAFNVTEEAMRVMVTEYHQEAQKTRQVETYRLARDIYKQYVEAFASSPNPDFVADSAFNIRFFYAEILWALEEWQAAAAEYDAVVAFKIPDRDTAREVSNETYRKSAAYNAILAYDKLVKIERGQLARSDLKDGQKVDEKKDKGDVAKQKIVKRDAKEREEEPLTKFEDRLVSACDIYVKLYPDTQDEIDLRYQAAVILYDRSHFVDAARRFGEIIEKFPEERRSRDAADLTMYVLESREEWLELSTLSRKFLANKKLSKPGTDFATRVSRVVEGSHYKWVDEVVYKKEKNPKKAAEEFLKFVAEFPRSENADRALTYAMVIAQEAGEIDRGLEAGERFLKEYPRSPFELKARYSLAGLYEKVAEYRKAATMAESFITEYDAEVKARESEGKKAKERKATAQKSDTPGAEDADSKRAQRAAERKALVDEAGAWVADAQFNAGVWWEGAGEPQKAVSAYTAYVTRFKDRKDVPQVAYSIALVWEKEKKWTDAARAFASFAETYGRDSRSSAQQVYLARYHELLAYQQLKNVREQERAQAELVRGWNKLPEAARKDVAVVNAYGHARFLALEPAWKRYTDIKFSRVNTIRRDLNAKQKEIQRVEKEYLAVLATGSGEWGIAALTRIGLAYADFARNIMDSPDPQGLDEDQLSMYRGELETLALPLEDKATEALEKALEKAYELGVYSQWTLAAQDQVNRYRPGAYAQVRQVGYRGSDSLGRADLARQPDGTAEASVAPAPAPGTPEQPAAPAAPADKAQQEPSSGENAPAPTASLGEVRP; encoded by the coding sequence ATGAAGGTGGTGCTTCGTTTCGGTGCACTGGCGGTGGGCGTCGCGCTCGCAGCCGGTGGGGTGGGAGAGGCGGCGGAAGCGCCGGCTCGCAAGGCGGTGAGGAAGCCCGCGGCGGCGGCGTCGAAGACCTCCGGTACTGCGGAGAAGGGCAAGGCTTCGGGCAAGAAGGCCCAGGCGGAGAAGAAGGAAGAGGCGAAGGCACCTCCGCCGGGCGTGGCCCCGGAGGACGTGCGCAGCGGCCCCGCGCGGGTGAAGCCGGCGATTGCGAAGTTCGCGGACGTCCCCCGCATCGCGGACTCCAAGAAGGACGCGCTCGCGGACAAGAAGCGCGACGAGGCCATCGAGGCCCTCAAGCGCCTCGTCGGCAAGCTGCATGACGAGAACGTGCAGAAGGCGGAGATGCTCAGCCGCCTGTCGGAGCTGTACTGGGAGAAGTCCCAGTACCTCTACCGCCTGGAGATGGACCGCTTCCTCGCCGCGGAGAAGCAGTACGACGCGGCGCTGGCGCGGGGCGAGAAGCGCGAGGAGCCCAAGCAGGACCATCGCGAGAGCGAGCGCTACCGCGCCGAGACGATGGCCATCTACGAGGACATCCTCCGCGCGTACCCGAAGTACCCGCAGCGCGACGAGATCCTCTTCTCCATGGGCTACAACCTCTACGAGCTGGGGCGCCGTGACGCCGCCGTGGCCCGCTACGAGGAGCTGATCCGCGACTTCCCGAAGTCGGAGTTCGTGCCGGACGCGTACATCCAGCTCGGCAACCACTACTTCGAGAACAACAAGCTCGTCCCCGCCAAGCAGAACTACGAGAAGGCGCGCGACACCGGCGTGCCGAAGATCTTCGCGTACGCCATCTACAAGCTGTCCTGGTGCGACTTCAACACCGGCGACTACGCGGAGGGCATGAAGAAGCTCCACCAGGTGGTGGACTACTCCGCGAAGAAGGAGGAGCTGGGCGACCTGCGCACCGAGGCGCTCAACGACCTCACCGTCTTCTACGTGCAGCTGGATCAGCCGAAGGAGGCCATCAGCTACTTCAAGCAGAATGCCCCCGCGAAGCGGCAGGGCCGGCTCATCGCCAAGACGGCCGGGGGCCTGGTGGAAGCGGGCCACTTCGACAGCGCCATCCTCACCTACCGCACGCTCGTGGACGACGAGCCCATGGGCGCCAACGCCCCCGAGTACCAGCAGGCCATCGTCCGCGCCTACGAGGGACTCCGCCAGCGTCAGCAGGTCCGCAAGGAGATGAAGCGGATGGTGGACCTGTACAGCCCCGGCGGCGACTGGTGGAAGGCCAACGAGCGCCAGGCGCCCGTGCTGCGCAACGCCTTCAACGTCACCGAAGAGGCCATGCGCGTCATGGTGACGGAGTACCACCAGGAGGCGCAGAAGACGCGCCAGGTGGAGACCTACCGGCTCGCGCGCGACATCTACAAGCAGTACGTGGAGGCCTTCGCCTCCAGCCCCAACCCGGACTTCGTCGCGGACTCGGCCTTCAACATCCGGTTCTTCTACGCCGAAATCCTCTGGGCCCTGGAGGAGTGGCAGGCCGCGGCCGCCGAGTACGACGCGGTGGTGGCCTTCAAGATTCCGGACCGTGACACGGCGCGCGAGGTCTCCAACGAGACGTACCGCAAGAGCGCCGCGTACAACGCCATCCTCGCCTACGACAAGCTGGTGAAGATCGAGCGCGGCCAGCTCGCCAGGAGCGACCTCAAGGACGGCCAGAAGGTCGACGAGAAGAAGGACAAGGGCGACGTCGCGAAGCAGAAGATCGTCAAGCGCGACGCGAAGGAGCGCGAGGAGGAGCCGCTCACGAAGTTCGAGGACCGCCTCGTCTCCGCGTGCGACATCTACGTGAAGCTGTACCCGGACACGCAGGACGAAATCGACCTGCGCTACCAGGCGGCCGTCATCCTCTACGACCGCAGCCACTTCGTGGACGCGGCCCGGCGCTTCGGCGAAATCATCGAGAAGTTCCCCGAGGAGCGGCGCTCGCGCGACGCGGCCGACCTCACCATGTACGTGCTGGAGAGCCGCGAGGAGTGGCTGGAGCTGAGCACGCTGTCGCGGAAGTTCCTCGCCAACAAGAAGCTGTCCAAGCCCGGCACGGACTTCGCCACCCGCGTGTCCCGCGTGGTGGAGGGCAGCCACTACAAGTGGGTGGACGAGGTCGTCTACAAGAAGGAGAAGAACCCGAAGAAGGCCGCCGAGGAGTTCCTCAAGTTCGTCGCCGAGTTCCCCAGGTCGGAGAACGCGGACCGCGCGCTCACCTACGCCATGGTGATTGCGCAGGAGGCGGGGGAGATCGACCGCGGCCTCGAGGCGGGCGAGCGCTTCCTCAAGGAGTACCCGCGCAGCCCCTTCGAGCTGAAGGCGCGCTACTCGCTGGCCGGCCTCTACGAGAAGGTGGCCGAGTACCGCAAGGCGGCCACCATGGCCGAGTCCTTCATCACCGAGTACGACGCCGAGGTGAAGGCGCGGGAGTCCGAGGGGAAGAAGGCGAAGGAGCGCAAGGCCACGGCGCAGAAGAGCGACACGCCGGGAGCCGAGGACGCGGACTCCAAGCGCGCGCAGCGGGCCGCCGAGCGCAAGGCGCTGGTGGACGAGGCCGGCGCCTGGGTGGCGGACGCGCAGTTCAACGCGGGCGTCTGGTGGGAGGGCGCGGGCGAGCCGCAGAAGGCCGTGTCCGCCTACACCGCCTACGTGACGCGCTTCAAGGACCGCAAGGACGTGCCGCAGGTGGCGTACTCCATCGCCCTGGTCTGGGAGAAGGAGAAGAAGTGGACCGATGCGGCCCGGGCCTTCGCGTCCTTCGCGGAGACGTACGGGCGTGACTCGCGCTCCTCCGCGCAGCAGGTGTACCTGGCGCGCTACCACGAGCTGCTCGCGTACCAGCAGCTGAAGAATGTGCGCGAGCAGGAGCGTGCGCAGGCCGAGCTGGTGCGCGGCTGGAACAAGCTGCCCGAGGCCGCGCGCAAGGACGTGGCGGTGGTCAATGCCTACGGCCACGCGCGCTTCCTGGCGCTGGAGCCGGCGTGGAAGCGCTACACGGACATCAAGTTCTCGCGGGTGAACACCATCCGCCGCGACTTGAATGCCAAGCAGAAGGAAATCCAGCGCGTGGAGAAGGAGTACCTCGCGGTGCTCGCCACCGGCTCGGGCGAGTGGGGCATCGCCGCGCTCACCCGTATCGGCCTCGCGTATGCGGACTTCGCGCGCAACATCATGGACTCGCCGGACCCGCAGGGGCTCGACGAGGACCAGCTCTCCATGTACCGCGGTGAGCTGGAGACCCTCGCGCTGCCGCTGGAGGACAAGGCCACCGAGGCGCTTGAGAAGGCGCTGGAGAAGGCCTACGAGCTGGGCGTGTACAGCCAGTGGACCCTGGCCGCGCAGGACCAGGTGAACCGCTACCGGCCGGGCGCCTACGCGCAGGTCCGGCAGGTGGGCTACCGCGGCAGCGACTCCCTGGGCCGCGCGGACCTGGCCCGTCAGCCGGACGGCACCGCCGAGGCCTCCGTCGCTCCCGCTCCTGCGCCCGGGACTCCGGAGCAGCCGGCCGCGCCGGCCGCGCCCGCGGACAAGGCCCAGCAGGAGCCCTCCTCCGGGGAGAATGCTCCCGCGCCCACCGCTTCGCTGGGGGAGGTGCGGCCGTGA
- a CDS encoding tetratricopeptide repeat protein, translating to MKWFRSFLAGSLAFTAACASGPQTKPSVLPETPAPTAPSASKQATPEAQQQAPAPVPAGGGAKELFATALQAYEAGDLDGARQGFEKSLSKDPRSLNAQFNLGVIAERQGRQDDARVAYEKVLLLDPGHVPSAVNLAVLHRQQGRSDDAVVVLDKALKTPGREHDASLLNSLSITYRLAGKLNESESAARRVLVRNKDNPEAYKNLAQVAYAREQYRLAELLAGTARKHAENDPTIYNLLGMVYLKLEDRSRALAQFQKAVALDEKFAPGFLNLGAMALSYRDYTGAERSFTKATELEPDSPEARLYLAWALDGQKGRDSKKGLAAGEAFEKVLATRADLPEAVCGAGWAYAADRAGWEKAIAFLDRCKGLQTTTDQDRQMITAKVQGLQNMLKAPPPEPPAATAEGEGEGEKKGEATGGGGSMLQQLPQEQGAAPAEGEAPVEGAASAEGAAPVAPAAPAQGGAPAGTGTPPAPQNAAPAPTPAP from the coding sequence ATGAAATGGTTCCGCTCGTTCCTCGCCGGCTCGCTGGCCTTCACGGCCGCGTGCGCGTCGGGACCCCAGACGAAGCCGTCGGTCCTGCCGGAGACCCCGGCGCCCACGGCGCCCTCGGCCTCCAAGCAGGCCACGCCCGAGGCGCAGCAGCAGGCGCCCGCGCCGGTGCCGGCGGGCGGAGGCGCGAAGGAGCTGTTCGCCACGGCGCTCCAGGCGTACGAGGCCGGGGACCTGGACGGCGCTCGCCAGGGCTTCGAGAAGTCGCTCTCCAAGGACCCGCGCAGCCTCAACGCGCAGTTCAACCTGGGCGTCATCGCCGAGCGCCAGGGCCGCCAGGACGACGCGCGGGTGGCCTACGAGAAGGTGCTCCTCCTGGACCCGGGCCACGTGCCTTCCGCCGTCAACCTCGCGGTGCTGCACCGGCAGCAGGGCCGCTCGGACGACGCCGTCGTGGTGCTCGACAAGGCGCTGAAGACGCCGGGCCGCGAGCATGACGCCTCGCTGCTCAACAGCCTCTCGATTACCTACCGGCTGGCGGGGAAGCTGAACGAGTCCGAGTCCGCCGCCCGCCGCGTGCTGGTTCGCAACAAGGACAACCCGGAGGCGTACAAGAACCTCGCGCAGGTGGCCTATGCCCGCGAGCAGTACCGCCTGGCGGAGCTGCTGGCCGGCACCGCGCGCAAGCACGCGGAGAACGACCCGACCATCTACAACCTGCTGGGCATGGTCTACCTGAAGCTGGAGGACCGCTCCCGTGCGCTCGCCCAGTTCCAGAAGGCGGTGGCGCTCGACGAGAAGTTTGCTCCGGGCTTCCTCAACCTCGGCGCCATGGCGCTCAGCTACCGCGACTACACCGGCGCGGAGCGCTCCTTCACCAAGGCCACCGAGCTGGAGCCGGACTCCCCGGAGGCCCGCCTCTACCTGGCCTGGGCGCTGGACGGGCAGAAGGGCCGCGACTCGAAGAAGGGCCTCGCCGCGGGTGAGGCCTTCGAGAAGGTGCTCGCCACGCGCGCGGACCTGCCGGAGGCCGTGTGCGGCGCCGGGTGGGCGTATGCCGCGGATCGCGCCGGCTGGGAGAAGGCCATCGCATTCCTCGACCGCTGCAAGGGCTTGCAGACCACGACGGACCAGGACCGGCAGATGATCACCGCCAAGGTGCAGGGCCTGCAGAACATGCTCAAGGCCCCACCGCCCGAGCCTCCCGCCGCCACGGCGGAAGGTGAAGGCGAAGGTGAGAAGAAGGGCGAGGCCACCGGCGGCGGGGGCTCCATGCTCCAGCAATTGCCGCAGGAGCAGGGCGCGGCGCCCGCCGAGGGAGAGGCACCTGTCGAGGGTGCGGCCTCCGCCGAGGGCGCGGCTCCCGTGGCTCCGGCGGCTCCCGCACAGGGAGGGGCCCCGGCGGGCACTGGAACGCCCCCTGCGCCCCAGAACGCGGCCCCCGCGCCCACACCGGCGCCCTAG